A segment of the Leptolyngbya sp. NIES-3755 genome:
GCTCGGCTTGATCTTGAAGCGGATTGGTTAAGGGAATGAGTCGGAGTTGTCGATCGTCTTGGATCAAATCAAATCGCGAACCTTCATCGGTTTTGCTGAGTTGGAGATAATCAAAGCTGCACACGTTAAGATAAAGCGCATGGTTTGCGACCATTGTTGCTCGATGCGGATCAGAAATGACTTCGAGAATACAGCCTTCTCCTTCGCTGGTCGTTCTGCCATCATGCGTGTGAATGTATCGCACTCGATTTAGATCAGTTAACACACGCTGCATATCTTGTTTGTCGATGATTGTGCCATCGTCGATGATACAAGGAGCAGGGATTCGAGTGTGGCGGGAGAAAGAATCGTGACTCATGGCACAAACAAAAGAGGGGTGATGGAAGCTCAATAAAGAATTTCTAACTCAAGTTGGATGCTTCCTATCGCAATTATGGCTGCAAATCGGGAATGCGATCCGGTCGATCGATATAAGAAGTTTACGATATGTAAATTGGTTTGGCGCAATGATTATTCAAGTCTGGAATCAATGCCTTGCAGCACTTACGTTTTATACGTGTCTGCCGATTCCAACTTCAAAAAATTTAGAGTTTCGTGGGATCGCTCGGCTTGCTCCGATCGTTGGTTTCGCGATCGGCGGTTTGGTTGGTGCGATCGATCTAGGTCTTACTTATGTCGGAATGCCTATCTTGACTCGAAGCGCGATCGATGTAGCGATCTGGCTAGGACTCACAGGCGGTTTGCATCTAGACGGTGCGATGGATACAGCCGATGGATTAGCCGTAATGAATCCCGATCGACGTTTAGAAGTGATGGCAGATAGCGCAACCGGAGCATTCGGAGCAATGGCAGCAGTAGTCATTTTGCTCTTAAAAACCGTGGCTCTGAGTGAGATTGGACAAAATCGATTCTGGATTTTAATTGGAGTTGCGGGATGGGGACGGTGGGGGCAACTGGTCGCGATCGCGAAATATCCTTATCTCAAAGCCACCGGAAAAGGTGCATTCCATAAAGAATCGATTCGATCGATTTGGGAAGCTGTCCCGACTTTAATTCTGTTATTGGGATTGAGTTGGTTTGTTCATCCGCTGATGATGATGGGGAGTGCGATCGCACTTCTAGTCGGGGCTTGGTTGAATTGGAAATTAGGCGGACAGACTGGAGATACTTATGGCGCGATCGTGGAATGGACTGAGGCTCTTTTACTCTGCTTGCTGACTACGATTTAGACATGCACCACAATTTTTACAATAGTAAGCATCTGAATCGTGAAAGGCTAAACCGCAATTTGAACAAATGATTTGAATTTGATCAGCCGTTTTGACTAATCGTTTGATTAAATCTCCAAGTTGCCAGGGAATGAGTACGATTCCCGTTAAAACCATTAAAATCGTCAAAAACCTTCCCCACTCTGAGGTGGGTGTAATGTCTCCAAGTCCAGCAGTTGAGATCGTTGAAACTGAGAAATAAACCGCATCTAAGAACGTACCAAACTTAGAATTAGTCGGGTGTTCGACTTGATAAATTAGACCAGAGAATACAAAAATAATCGAGAAAATAGTGAAAAGAATTCGAGTGAAAATTGCACTGTCTTCGCTACTTACGTATCCGAAAATTGTTTTACCTTGGATAAATCTGATTAATCTGAGAATTCTGAACCAGCGAAATATTCTAAGATAACCGACATTTGTACCAGTTAAGAAAGGCGCGATCGACAATAAATCAATAATCGAATACAAGCTGAAAACGAATTGTAGTCTCCGCTCAGCACACCAGATTCTTAGAACATATTCGATTACGAAAATTGCGAGGATTACGTTCTCGATCGTATCCAGAATTTCTCTAACTTCAATCGGAATCTTATAAGTTTCTGCGATAAAGATCCCAGAAGAAACAAGAACTAATCCGGTAATAAAAAGATTGATTCCTTTTCCGATCGGTGTATCAATATCCTCAAGATAAAACGCAACTTTTTCGCGGAGTGGCAACATACAAAAAAAATGCTGGATCGGAGACATTTTGCCTCAAAATCCAGCATCACGCCAAAAACGAAGTTAATCTTAGGTTGCCACTTTTGTGTCAATATTCAACAATTCCGCGATCGCTTGATGTTCCGCTGCTGGATGAGAGGGAACTTCATGCCGCGTATCCGTAATCAACCAATCCAAAGACGCGGCTTGAACATCGATCGTGGCTCCCGTCTTATCGACGCAATATCGACCAAACACCAATTTATCGACCAGTCGCACACCCGGACCCAATCGCGACCATTCAAAGATCACACTGTTATCAACCGTTGCGCCACTGCAAATCCAGCAATTGTGCCCAATCATCGCAGGTCCAACAATCTTCGCACCATCTTCGATACAGGTCATGCTGCCGATATAAACCGGACCTTGAATATCGACCTTATTCCAGTTCACCGAAACATTCAGCCCAGTAAAAATGCCAGGTTTCACTTCACGACCAGGAACTGACACATTTTTCACTTCACCATTCAGCACACCGCGAACTGCTTGCCAGTAGTCCGGCACTTTCCCAATGTCTACCCATTCAAAGTCCATTGGCAATCCATAGAACGGCGCACCCATTTCCACCAATTTGGGAAACAGTTCGCTCCCAATATCAAATTCAACGCCTGACGGAACGTAATCAAGGACTTCGGGTTCAAAAATGTAAATCCCAGTATTGATATTCGTGCTCAAGGCTTCTTCGACAGACGGTTTTTCTTGAAATGTTTTAATCCTGCCGTCTTCGTCCGTCACCACAACGCCATAGCTCGAAACCTCAGAGCGATCGACAGTCTTCATAATCACCGTTGCGATCGATCCCTTCTCTCTGTGCCACTTCACCGCAGCCGTTAAATCCAAATCAATCAGCGCATCGCCGCACAGCACTACAAACGTGTCATCAAAAAACGGCGAAAAATCCTGGATTCGCTTCATCCCGCCCGCCGAGCCGACCGCTTCGCCGACAAGTTCGCCCTCCACGATCCGTCCTTCAAACGAATAGCCAATCTGGACTCCAAAGCGTTGCCCATCTTTGAAATAGCTTTCGATCTCATTTGCCAAGTGGCTGACATTGACCATGATCTCGTCAAAGCCGTGTTGACGCAGCAACTCCAGCAAAAACTCCATCACAGGCTTTTGCAGGATCGGAATCATCGGCTTGGGAATCGTATACGTAATGGGACGAACTCGTGTACCTTTCCCTGCCGCCAGAATCATGGCTTTCATAAATCGTTTCTCTCCAACCCTACGCCATCAGTTTTCAGACGATCGCTTCATAAACTGGACGATTTGAAAAAAACCATCCGCTACACCCTGAAGCGCGATCGAGAACTTCAGAAGTTTTTCTCGGTAATGTCAACCCTAACGTACCCAACTTCATCTTGAATTCATCTGAAAGTCCAGTTCCTTCAAGATGGTAGTAGAAGCACGATCGTGCCATCATAACCCTCTTGCATTATCGCTGAAAGCCTCCGTGTTCCATCAGTACGGATGCTTCTGTCCTGTGGTTTTCTCGCAAACCAGATCTGTTTGATACTGAAACGGGAACGCTAGGACGATCGCAAATTCGGCACAAAACTCGAATTTTCAGTATTTCTACAGATTAGCCATCCGGAAAATACCTGTTCGTATTTACACGGGAAGGGAACTTTAAGATTGTGCGAAGTAGATACGAAGTTTCCGCAAAGCAGTGGAAACCTGAGAACGATGCTTTTCCTGTTGGTGTCTTAGTTTCAGGTGTTTTAGTCAAGTGAGACAATTTCTTGTTTCAGAAATGGAATCAGCCGCCGATGTAGGAATGACTAACGCCTACAATCCAATGCGAGTTCACTTTTGCATTTGGCGAATCCAAGATCTGACCGTGGACGTATTTAGTTATGGCACTTGGACAGAAAACATCTGATGAGCGAGTCGGTAATTTAGTTCATAGACATGGTGAGGATGGTATGAACGCTCGGACTTTTTTAGACGGCAACAAATCGAGACAAGGTAGAACCAACTTAGCTGGCATTTCTGGGGCGAGTCGCCGTCGCTCTCCGAAAGTCGATCGCTCTTCTAAGCTATCTCGACCCCAAACGGTCTGGCTTGATCCAGTGGCTCAAGATCGCTTACTGCGTCAACAGTCTCTAGCTGATGCCAAACAAGGTCACTATCTAGAAGCGATCGCAGGTTTAACAATTTTGATCGATCGCAATCCCGAAAATGCAACCGACTACAATAATCGGGGTTTAGTCCACTACCAATGTGGTCATTTGGAAGCTGCAATCGAGGACTATAACGCCGCCATTCAACTCAATCCAAAACTTGCAAGTGCTTATAACAATCGCGCCAATTACTACGCGGCTCAAGGGCAATTGATGGAAGCGATCGACGATTACGAAATGGCGATCGATCTTGATCCAACAAACATTCGTGCTTGGTTGAATCAAGGCATCACGTATCGCGATTTAGAAATGTACGACGAAGCGATCGAGAATTTTGAACACGCTTTGCAGATTAAAGAATTGCTTTCACCGACTTTAGATGACAATTCCACGTTAGAAGCTCATATCTACGGAGCACGAGGAAGAGCGCATCATTTGGCAGGGGATTGGAATTATGCGATCGCGGATTATCGACGCGCCTTGGATCGCACCTCGGAATTGGATGTATCGGTCAAGAGAATGCGATCGCAAGTCACCCGCTGGATGCAGGAATTAACGAATTGAAAGTTTCAATAAAAAGCCCCTAAAGCTCTAAGAAGATTAGGGGCTTTTTATTGAGAATTACAGTCCAGTCTCAGGGTCAATCACGCCTTCCTGAGTCGGATCAACGCCCATCGGTGCAACATAATCTCTAAAGAACGTAATCTGTTGCTCGAATTCCATTTGTTTCACTCGATCGAGCAATCCCCGTGCCTCTTCTTCCAATTCATATCCTGCTGGCATCGGAATGATCGTCTGATTGTCCATTCCTTGCGCCAACAAATACCAAACCAGCAATTTCGTCGTATCGCCCAATGCGCCATATTCGCGAGTCAATTGCGTATTTCGACGCGCAACCAAATCCCGCTGCACGTTCAACTGTTCTTCCTGAGGCAGTTCTTTGATTTGATTAAAAATTCCTTCCGCGATCGCAGGCGACACTGTACTTGCACCAGGAGCCGCTGGCGTGATCGAACTCCCCATTTCCCTATAAATAAACCAGAACAAAGCCAGTTGAGTATCTACATCTAGCTGCTGAAACGCTTCGATTAAATCATTTGCTGTACCGGAAGTTGTATAAGTCATAAAAAAATTCCCATTCGACTCCCAAACCGTATCAAAAGAGTCTTTCTCGATCGACTTGCTAGAGAAGGACGATCGATCCCCGCTTCAGATAGAGGCACGATTACCGTACAAACCGT
Coding sequences within it:
- a CDS encoding nucleoside-diphosphate-sugar pyrophosphorylase (similar to AA sequence:cyanobase_aa:LBDG_51110); amino-acid sequence: MKAMILAAGKGTRVRPITYTIPKPMIPILQKPVMEFLLELLRQHGFDEIMVNVSHLANEIESYFKDGQRFGVQIGYSFEGRIVEGELVGEAVGSAGGMKRIQDFSPFFDDTFVVLCGDALIDLDLTAAVKWHREKGSIATVIMKTVDRSEVSSYGVVVTDEDGRIKTFQEKPSVEEALSTNINTGIYIFEPEVLDYVPSGVEFDIGSELFPKLVEMGAPFYGLPMDFEWVDIGKVPDYWQAVRGVLNGEVKNVSVPGREVKPGIFTGLNVSVNWNKVDIQGPVYIGSMTCIEDGAKIVGPAMIGHNCWICSGATVDNSVIFEWSRLGPGVRLVDKLVFGRYCVDKTGATIDVQAASLDWLITDTRHEVPSHPAAEHQAIAELLNIDTKVAT
- a CDS encoding ion transport protein (similar to AA sequence:cyanobase_aa:LBDG_51100), coding for MSPIQHFFCMLPLREKVAFYLEDIDTPIGKGINLFITGLVLVSSGIFIAETYKIPIEVREILDTIENVILAIFVIEYVLRIWCAERRLQFVFSLYSIIDLLSIAPFLTGTNVGYLRIFRWFRILRLIRFIQGKTIFGYVSSEDSAIFTRILFTIFSIIFVFSGLIYQVEHPTNSKFGTFLDAVYFSVSTISTAGLGDITPTSEWGRFLTILMVLTGIVLIPWQLGDLIKRLVKTADQIQIICSNCGLAFHDSDAYYCKNCGACLNRSQQAE
- a CDS encoding cobalamin synthase (similar to AA sequence:cyanobase_aa:LBDG_51090); the protein is MIIQVWNQCLAALTFYTCLPIPTSKNLEFRGIARLAPIVGFAIGGLVGAIDLGLTYVGMPILTRSAIDVAIWLGLTGGLHLDGAMDTADGLAVMNPDRRLEVMADSATGAFGAMAAVVILLLKTVALSEIGQNRFWILIGVAGWGRWGQLVAIAKYPYLKATGKGAFHKESIRSIWEAVPTLILLLGLSWFVHPLMMMGSAIALLVGAWLNWKLGGQTGDTYGAIVEWTEALLLCLLTTI
- a CDS encoding hypothetical protein (similar to AA sequence:cyanobase_aa:LBDG_20100) — protein: MTYTTSGTANDLIEAFQQLDVDTQLALFWFIYREMGSSITPAAPGASTVSPAIAEGIFNQIKELPQEEQLNVQRDLVARRNTQLTREYGALGDTTKLLVWYLLAQGMDNQTIIPMPAGYELEEEARGLLDRVKQMEFEQQITFFRDYVAPMGVDPTQEGVIDPETGL
- a CDS encoding tetratricopeptide TPR_1 repeat-containing protein (similar to AA sequence:cyanobase_aa:LBDG_54400), with amino-acid sequence MALGQKTSDERVGNLVHRHGEDGMNARTFLDGNKSRQGRTNLAGISGASRRRSPKVDRSSKLSRPQTVWLDPVAQDRLLRQQSLADAKQGHYLEAIAGLTILIDRNPENATDYNNRGLVHYQCGHLEAAIEDYNAAIQLNPKLASAYNNRANYYAAQGQLMEAIDDYEMAIDLDPTNIRAWLNQGITYRDLEMYDEAIENFEHALQIKELLSPTLDDNSTLEAHIYGARGRAHHLAGDWNYAIADYRRALDRTSELDVSVKRMRSQVTRWMQELTN
- a CDS encoding hypothetical protein (hypothetical protein MicvaDRAFT_4774;~similar to AA sequence:cyanobase_aa:LBDG_51080) yields the protein MSHDSFSRHTRIPAPCIIDDGTIIDKQDMQRVLTDLNRVRYIHTHDGRTTSEGEGCILEVISDPHRATMVANHALYLNVCSFDYLQLSKTDEGSRFDLIQDDRQLRLIPLTNPLQDQAERGINAAELEAMVAEVLSASLDVQIDDEENFSL